TACCGCACGGGCAATCATGGTCACGCCAACGTCCGCACCGCGGCCTTTCAGGGCTTTGGCAACGTTTGCAGCCGCTTCAATGATCTCTGCGCTACCGGCGTTAGTACCGGAAACGATCAGCGGTTTTTTCGCACCGGCCAGAGCCTGCACGATCACATCGATCTTGTTCTGCAGATCGCGATCCAGACCTTCAACGGCCGGAGCACTGTTATCCAGCGCGTGGGCAATCGCAAAGCCAAGGCGGGCCTGATCTTCAACCGGCGCACGGTAGGTCCATGCTGCGATATCATCCAGACGGGTGTCATCGACGTTCGTCACAAACAGAGGATGCTTGGCGCGCTGACCGATGTTGAGGATCGCCGCAATCTGCCAGTCAGCCACTTTCTGCGCCGCTGCCATTTCACGTGCTTTACCTTTCACCGCCTGGCGAACCGCCAGGGCAGCGCGAGCGCCGGTCTGGGTTAAATCTTCGCCCAGCACCAGAACCGCATCGTAAGATTCGATTTCGCGCAGCGCCGGGGTATGGATCCCGCCTTCGCGCAACACTTTCAGCACCAGCTGCAGACGTTCCTGCTCGCCTTCGGCGATACCGGTGTAGAAGTTATTCGCCCCCACCAGTTCACGCAGCGCGAAGTTGCTTTCGATGCTGGCGCGCGGGGAGCCGATACCGATCACTTTCTTCGACTGGCGCAGAATATCGGCTGCGCCCTGCATCGCCTGCTCGGCGTTCAGGGTGATGAAGTCGTCGCCACGACGCTGAACCGGCTGACGCGGACGGTCTTTCAGGTTCACATAGCCATAGCCAAAACGACCGCGGTCGCAGAGGAAGTAGTGGTTAACGGTACCGTTGTAACGGTTTTCGATACGACGCAGTTCGCCGTAACGTTCACCCGGGCTGGTGTTACAGCCAAGGGAGCACTGCTGGCAGATGCTTGGCGCAAACTGCATGTCCCACTTACGGTTGTAACGCTCGGAGTGCGTTTTGTCGGTGAAGACGCCGGTCGGACAGATTTCGACCAGGTTACCGGAGAATTCGCTTTCCAGGGTGCCATCTTCCGGACGACCGAAGTAGACGTTGTCATGTGCGCCATACACGCCCAGATCTTCGCCGTCAGCGTAGTCTTTGTAGTAACGCACGCAGCGGTAGCAGGCGATGCAGCGGTTCATTTCGTGAGAGATGAACGGCCCCAGATCCTGGTTGCGGTGGGTACGCTTGGTAAAGCGATAGCGACGGAAGCTGTGGCCGGTCATCACGGTCATATCCTGAAGGTGGCAGTTACCGCCCTCTTCACAAACCGGACAATCGTGCGGGTGGTTGGTCATCAACCACTCCACCACGCTTTCACGGAACTGTTTTGCTTCCGCGTCGTCGATGGAAATAAAGGTTCCTTCGGTGGCTGGCGTCATACAGGACATCACCAGGCGACCACGCGTGTCTTCCGCGTTTTGATATTGCTTCACCGCACACTGGCGGCAAGCACCGACGCTCCCCAGCGCCGGATGCCAGCAAAAATACGGAATATCAAGGCCCAGAGAGAGACATGCCTGTAGCAGGTTGTCCGCCCCGTTCACCTCGTATTCTTTGCCGTCTACATGAATCGTAGCCATTAGCATGCTTCCAGTTGGCTCGGTATAGACCGAGCGTTAATCAAAATTCTGTTTTTACCAGCGCGCTTTCAGCAGGTTCGGCTGAATACCATTGATTGAATGGGTATTGCTGAACGGCTGCTTGATGCCTGCTTCGAATTCTTCGCGGAAATATTTAATCGCGCTCTGCAGTGGCTCAACCGCACCTGGCGCATGCGCACAGAAGGTTTTACCTGGACCCAGGAATCGACACAGTTGCTCAAGTGTCTCGATATCACCAGGCTGGCCTTCGCCACGCTCGATTGCGCGCAGGATCTTCACGCTCCACGGCAGACCATCACGGCACGGTGTACACCAGCCGCAGGACTCGCGGGCGAAGAACTCTTCCAGGTTACGCACCAGCGGTACCATGCCGATCTCGTGGTCGACGGCCATCGCCAGCGCCGTACCCAGACGGCTGCCTGCTTTACCAATGCTTTCGAACTCCATCGGCAGATCGAGGTGCGCTTCGGTCAGGAAGTCGGTCCCTGCCCCGCCTGGCTGCCAGGCTTTGAATTTGAGGCCATCACGCATGCCGCCGGCGTAGTCTTCAAGAATTTCACGTGCGGTGGTGCCAAACGGCAGCTCCCAGACGCCCGGGTTCTTCACGCGACCGGAGAAGCCCATCAGCTTGGTACCGGCATCTTTGCTTGAAGAGATGCCCTGATACCACTCCACGCCGTTAGCGAGGATAGCCGGAACGTTACACAGGGTTTCGACGTTGTTAACGCAGGTCGGTTTACCCCATACGCCGGAGCTCGCCGGGAACGGTGGCTTGGAACGTGGGTTCGCACGGCGGCCTTCCAGGGAGTTAATCAGCGCGGTCTCTTCCCCGCAGATATAACGCCCGGCACCGGTGTGCACGAACAGTTCGAAGTCGAAACCGGTGCCCAGAATGTTTTTACCCAGCAGGCCCGCTTCGGTGGCTTCGGCA
This DNA window, taken from Leclercia adecarboxylata, encodes the following:
- the nuoG gene encoding NADH-quinone oxidoreductase subunit NuoG; this encodes MATIHVDGKEYEVNGADNLLQACLSLGLDIPYFCWHPALGSVGACRQCAVKQYQNAEDTRGRLVMSCMTPATEGTFISIDDAEAKQFRESVVEWLMTNHPHDCPVCEEGGNCHLQDMTVMTGHSFRRYRFTKRTHRNQDLGPFISHEMNRCIACYRCVRYYKDYADGEDLGVYGAHDNVYFGRPEDGTLESEFSGNLVEICPTGVFTDKTHSERYNRKWDMQFAPSICQQCSLGCNTSPGERYGELRRIENRYNGTVNHYFLCDRGRFGYGYVNLKDRPRQPVQRRGDDFITLNAEQAMQGAADILRQSKKVIGIGSPRASIESNFALRELVGANNFYTGIAEGEQERLQLVLKVLREGGIHTPALREIESYDAVLVLGEDLTQTGARAALAVRQAVKGKAREMAAAQKVADWQIAAILNIGQRAKHPLFVTNVDDTRLDDIAAWTYRAPVEDQARLGFAIAHALDNSAPAVEGLDRDLQNKIDVIVQALAGAKKPLIVSGTNAGSAEIIEAAANVAKALKGRGADVGVTMIARAVNSIGLGMIGGGSLEAALSELESGSADAVVVLENDLHRHASAARVDAALAKAPLVMVIDHQRTAIMDKAHLVLSAASFAESDGTVINNEGRAQRFFQVYDPAYYDSSIVMLESWRWLHSLHSTVLSREVDWTQLDHVIDAAVAALPQLAGIKDAAPEASFRIRGQKLAREPHRYSGRTAMRANISVHEPRQPQDKDTMFAFSMEGNNQPSAPRSQIPFAWAPGWNSPQAWNKFQAEVGGSLRHGDPGVRLIEASETGLEFFSTVPASFQAEEGNWRIAPYYHLFGSDEMSQRSPVFQTRMPQPYIKLNPADAAKLGVNAGANISFSYEGQTISLPLILSEGLTAGQVGLPMGMPGIAPVLAGARLDNLQEAKA
- the nuoF gene encoding NADH-quinone oxidoreductase subunit NuoF, encoding MKTVIRTAETHPLTWRLRDDKQPVWLDEYQSKNGYEGARKALGGMAPDEIVNAVKDAGLKGRGGAGFSTGLKWSLMPKDESMNIRYLLCNADEMEPGTYKDRLLMEQLPHLLVEGMLISAFALKAYRGYIFLRGEYIEAAENLRRAIAEATEAGLLGKNILGTGFDFELFVHTGAGRYICGEETALINSLEGRRANPRSKPPFPASSGVWGKPTCVNNVETLCNVPAILANGVEWYQGISSSKDAGTKLMGFSGRVKNPGVWELPFGTTAREILEDYAGGMRDGLKFKAWQPGGAGTDFLTEAHLDLPMEFESIGKAGSRLGTALAMAVDHEIGMVPLVRNLEEFFARESCGWCTPCRDGLPWSVKILRAIERGEGQPGDIETLEQLCRFLGPGKTFCAHAPGAVEPLQSAIKYFREEFEAGIKQPFSNTHSINGIQPNLLKARW